From Pongo pygmaeus isolate AG05252 chromosome 1, NHGRI_mPonPyg2-v2.0_pri, whole genome shotgun sequence, one genomic window encodes:
- the GPATCH2 gene encoding G patch domain-containing protein 2 isoform X3 has translation MFGAAGRQPIGAPAAGNSWHFSRTMEELVHDLVSALEESSEQARGGFAETGDHSRSISCPLKRQARKRRGRKRRSYNVHHPWETGHCLSEGSDSSLEEPSKDYRENHNNNKKDHSDSDDQMLVAKRRPSSNLNNNVRGKRPLWHESDFAVDNVGNRTLRRRRKVKRMAVDLPQDISNKRTMTQPPEGCRDQDMDSDRAYQYQEFTKNKVKKRKLKIIRQGPKIQDEGVVLESEETSQTNKDKMECEEQKVSDELMSESDSSSLSSTDAGLFTNDEGRQGDDEQSDWFYEKESGGACGITGVVPWWEKEDPTELDKNVPDPVFESILTGSFPLMSHPSRRGFQARLSRLHGMSSKNIKKSGGTPTSMATNWTSEIPL, from the exons GCATTTCAGTAGAACCATGGAGGAGCTGGTTCATGACCTTGTCTCAGCATTGGAAGAGAGCTCAGAGCAAGCTCGAGGTGGATTTGCTGAAACAGGAGACCATTCTCGAAGTATATCTTGCCCTCTGAAACGCCAGGCaaggaaaaggagagggagaaaacgGAGGTCGTATAATGTGCATCACCCATGGGAGACTGGTCACTGCTTAAGTGAAGGCTCTGATTCTAGTTTAGAAGAACCAAGCAAGGACTATAGAGAGaatcacaataataataaaaaagatcacAGTGACTCTGATGACCAAATGTTAGTAGCAAAGCGCAGGCCATCATCAAACTTAAATAATAATGTTCGAGGGAAAAGACCTCTATGGCATGAGTCTGATTTTGCTGTGGACAATGTTGGGAATAGAACTCTGCGCAGGAGGAGAAAGGTAAAACGCATGGCAGTAGATCTCCCGCAGGACATCTCTAACAAACGGACAATGACCCAGCCACCTGAGGGTTGTAGAGATCAGGACATGGACAGTGATAGAGCCTACCAGTATCAAGAATTTACCAAGAACaaagtcaaaaaaagaaagttgaaaataatCAGACAAGGACCAAAAATCCAAGATGAAGGGGTAGTTTTAGAAAGTGAGGAAACGAGCCAGACCAATAAggacaaaatggaatgtgaagagcAAAAAGTGTCAGATGAGCTCATGAGTGAAAG TGATTCCAGCAGTCTCAGCAGCACTGATGCTGGATTGTTTACCAATGATGAGGGAAGACAAG GTGATGATGAACAGAGTGACTGGTTCTACGAAAAGGAATCAGGTGGAGCATGTGGTATCACTGGAGTCGTGCCCTGGTGGGAAAAGGAAGATCCTACTGAGCTAGACAAAAATGTACCAGATCCTGTCTTTGAAAGTATCTTAACTGGTTCTTTTCCCCTTATGTCACACCCAAGCAGAAGAG GTTTCCAAGCTAGACTCAGTCGCCTTCATGGAATGTcttcaaagaatattaaaaaatctgGAGGGACTCCAACTTCAATG GCTACAAACTGGACCAGTGAGATTCCCCTATAA